From a single Brassica oleracea var. oleracea cultivar TO1000 chromosome C5, BOL, whole genome shotgun sequence genomic region:
- the LOC106294712 gene encoding protein NETWORKED 1A, whose amino-acid sequence MATVLHSESRRLYSWWWDSHIPKNSKWIQQNLADMDSKVKAMIKLIEEDADSFARRAEMYYKKRPELMKLVEEFYRAYRALAERYDHATVELRHAHKTMAEAFPNQVPFDMTEDTASSSFSEPRTPDKMPPGLQPFYDSDGTTSRRGLSQLSECVGSSETEVESLKRALVELGAEKEALNLQYQLSLNKLSKLEEDLKDAQKDVNGLGERASKAEIESKILAQGLAKLEAERDAALLRYNQAMEKIADLDESFALAQEDIKGLTNRAIKAETEAESLKEEQSRLHSEMEAGLAQYNQCLEMISTLEKKVKEAEENAQLFSNQSAKAEDEIKTLRHELLKVNEVKDGLIIRYKQCLETISKLEREVSHAQENAKRLSSEVLAGAAKLKTVEEQCTVLESSNETLKLEADGLTHRLAAKDQELIQKQNELEKFQGLIQEEHSRFLEIEASLRSLKALHSQSQEEQKVLASELQSRVEMLRELETRNHSLEGEISSVKEENRNISDSSMISLENQKCEISSLKEVKGRLEQEAARQINQSSALQEEIRRLKDEINCLNRRYQAIMEQVKLAGLEPESLACSVRKLQDENSKLTELFNLQRDDTDALTEKLCEMDDILRKNVGLEKLLLESNTKLDGSREKANDLQERCESLRREKTEFIGERANLLSQLQIMTENMQKLLEKNSLLETSLSGANIELQGVKEKSKCFEEFFQLLKNDKAELTKERESLISQLNSVKEKLGVLEKEFTELQGRYADLQRDKQFENIQVEELRVSLATEKQERASYERSTDTRLADLQSNVSFLREECRSRQKEFEEELDRAVNAQVEIFILQKFIEDLEQKNFSLVIECQKYAEASTFSEKLISELESENLEQQMETEFLLHEIDNCRGAIYQVFKALQLEADCAKERVPVSRILGEINELKRSLSISEYEKQRLVIENSVLLSLLGQFQSDGMKVESEKENAEKDLKTMVHRYGMLKKDRLELLELNRQLKAELMNKEQRELELRAELQTEHIKFESLHESYMALHQDYSNVLGKNKTLELKFSELKGEMRILEEENDAILQEAVSLNNKSVVYQSFGSEKAEAFAVNLRSLQDTNRGLKQKVETLEEKLKGKEVDSQDLNSKLEKLQESLEEANELTDLLEHQITDKEEIMRQKAIELLEAEEMLKATHNANAELCEAVEELRKDCKESKQLRRNLERRISELVECSGRQDEEIKKLSNVKENLEVEVELLHKEIQEQRVREEFLSSELQEKSNEFGLWDAEATSFYFDLQISAVREVLLENKVKELTGVCENLKDEAVSKTTEIKQMKETVGFLEYEVTVLKTQLSAYDPVVASLAEDVKSLEKNALLLMKLPAPSDRCREDDEDSEAEVSQGRSSTNQDNGIVLLQDMRTRVKIIEQAVVGEKKRLGKQRRRSSSHRSRDRRLLEETEHEDKVSGEFRQPRSPAITEMRNSSLMKDIPLDHVADSPFYGRSRRTSRGSNDQMLELWEESAEPESSIKSLMNNKNSKKPTLPRLHRRSRNPSIESQSEKVVDKLELSKSAEENAKIMERLLADSRRLASLRVILRDLKSKLDLSEKPGKFTNPEFARVRKQLKEIEDVILQLENTNEILAKEIEETGDARDIYRKVVIEKSRVGSEKIEQMEQEMQSIERTVLKLEDGAAKSKGKTKFSESRTVILLRDIIHKGGKRTARKKKNRFCGCMRSSSAKEE is encoded by the exons ATGGCTACCGTGCTGCATTCCGAGTCGAGGCGCTTGTACTCCTGGTGGTGGGATAGTCACATCCCCAAAAACTCTAAATGGATCCAACAGAATCTTGCAG ATATGGATTCCAAAGTCAAGGCCATGATTAAACTCATCGAAGAGGATGCAGATTCTTTTGCGAGAAGGGCAGAGATGTACTACAAGAAACGCCCAGAGCTGATGAAACTTGTTGAAGAATTCTACAGAGCTTACCGTGCATTAGCGGAGAGGTACGACCATGCCACCGTGGAGCTTCGTCACGCTCACAAAACCATGGCCGAAGCGTTCCCTAACCAAGTGCCCTTCGACATGACTGAGGATACTGCTTCTTCCTCTTTTTCTGAGCCACGCACGCCTGATAAAATGCCACCTGGACTCCAGCCCTTTTATGACTCTGACGGTACCACAAGTAGAAGAGGGTTAAGTCAGCTGAGTGAGTGCGTCGGAAGTTCCGAAACAGAAGTTGAAAGTTTGAAGAGAGCTTTGGTTGAGCTTGGGGCTGAGAAGGAAGCCTTGAATCTTCAGTATCAGCTGAGCTTGAACAAATTATCAAAACTAGAAGAAGACCTTAAAGACGCTCAAAAGGATGTTAATGGGCTTGGTGAACGTGCTAGCAAAGCTGAGATTGAGAGTAAGATACTTGCACAAGGCCTTGCGAAGCTTGAAGCCGAGAGGGATGCTGCGCTTCTTCGTTACAATCAAGCTATGGAGAAGATAGCAGATCTGGATGAATCATTTGCTCTTGCCCAAGAAGATATAAAGGGGCTCACTAACCGAGCAATTAAAGCAGAGACAGAAGCGGAGAGTCTCAAGGAAGAGCAAAGTAGATTGCATTCTGAGATGGAAGCTGGCTTAGCGCAGTACAATCAATGCCTTGAGATGATATCTACTCTAGAGAAGAAGGTGAAAGAGGCCGAGGAGAACGCTCAATTGTTTAGCAATCAGTCTGCAAAGGCAGAAGATGAGATTAAAACATTGAGACATGAGCTTCTGAAGGTGAATGAAGTGAAGGACGGTTTGATTATTCGCTACAAGCAGTGTTTGGAAACGATATCCAAGCTAGAGAGAGAAGTTTCTCATGCTCAAGAAAATGCCAAAAGACTCAGTAGTGAAGTTCTTGCTGGAGCTGCAAAATTGAAGACTGTAGAGGAGCAATGTACTGTTTTGGAGAGCTCAAATGAAACTTTGAAGCTAGAAGCAGATGGTCTAACACACAGATTAGCAGCTAAGGATCAAGAACTTATCCAGAAGCAAAACGAGCTTGAAAAGTTTCAAGGTTTGATCCAAGAAGAGCACTCTCGGTTTTTGGAAATTGAAGCCAGTCTTAGAAGTTTGAAAGCTTTGCATTCTCAGTCCCAAGAGGAGCAAAAGGTTCTCGCATCGGAACTTCAAAGCAGGGTTGAGATGCTGAGGGAGTTAGAGACTCGTAATCATAGCTTGGAAGGCGAGATCAGCTCAGTCAAAGAAGAAAATCGAAACATAAGTGACTCTTCTATGATCTCCCTTGAGAATCAGAAATGCGAGATTTCTAGCTTGAAGGAAGTTAAAGGAAGACTCGAGCAAGAAGCAGCTAGACAGATTAACCAAAGCAGTGCCCTCCAAGAAGAGATCCGTCGTCTGAAGGATGAAATCAACTGCTTGAATAGAAGGTATCAAGCAATAATGGAGCAAGTGAAACTCGCTGGATTGGAACCTGAATCCCTTGCCTGCTCTGTGAGGAAGCTACAAGACGAAAACTCAAAACTGACTGAGTTGTTTAACCTCCAAAGAGATGATACAGATGCTCTTACCGAGAAGCTGTGTGAAATGGATGACATTCTAAGGAAGAATGTTGGTCTAGAGAAACTGCTTCTGGAATCAAACACTAAACTAGATGGTTCTAGGGAGAAGGCAAATGATCTGCAAGAAAGGTGTGAGTCTTTACGAAGAGAGAAAACTGAGTTTATTGGCGAGAGAGCTAACTTGCTTTCTCAATTGCAAATCATGACTGAGAATATGCAGAAGCTCTTGGAAAAGAACTCGTTACTGGAGACATCCCTCTCTGGTGCAAACATTGAGCTTCAAGGTGTAAAGGAGAAATCAAAATGCTTTGAAGAATTCTTCCAGCTTCTCAAAAACGATAAGGCCGAGCTCACAAAGGAAAGAGAATCTCTCATCTCTCAGTTAAACAGTGTTAAGGAGAAGCTAGGAGTTTTGGAGAAGGAATTCACTGAACTGCAAGGAAGATATGCTGATCTACAGAGGGACAAACAGTTCGAAAATATTCAAGTGGAAGAGTTAAGAGTCTCACTAGCCACAGAGAAGCAAGAGCGTGCGAGTTACGAAAGATCAACTGACACCAGATTGGCAGATCTGCAGAGTAACGTGAGCTTTCTTCGAGAAGAGTGTCGCTCCAGGCAAAAAGAGTTTGAAGAAGAGCTTGACAGAGCTGTAAATGCACAAGTCGAGATCTTCATCTTGCAGAAGTTTATAGAAGACTTGGAGCAGAAGAACTTTTCTCTCGTGATTGAGTGCCAGAAGTATGCGGAGGCGTCAACGTTCTCAGAGAAACTCATTTCTGAGCTTGAAAGCGAGAATCTTGAGCAACAGATGGAAACAGAGTTCTTGCTGCATGAGATTGATAACTGCAGGGGTGCAATCTATCAAGTGTTTAAGGCACTCCAACTTGAAGCAGATTGTGCAAAAGAGCGAGTTCCAGTTTCACGCATCTTGGGTGAAATCAATGAACTGAAACGTTCACTTTCCATCTCTGAATATGAGAAGCAGCGGCTTGTGATTGAGAACTCTGTTCTCTTATCTCTACTTGGACAGTTCCAATCAGATGGCATGAAGGTGGAATCAGAGAAAGAGAATGCAGAGAAAGATCTGAAGACGATGGTACATCGCTATGGGATGCTGAAAAAGGACAGGCTCGAGCTGTTGGAACTGAACCGCCAGTTGAAAGCAGAACTGATGAACAAAGAGCAGCGGGAGCTGGAGCTAAGAGCTGAACTGCAAACCGAGCATATAAAATTTGAGAGTTTGCATGAGTCATACATGGCTTTGCATCAAGATTACTCAAATGTTCTCGGCAAAAACAAAACTTTGGAGCTGAAATTCTCAGAGCTTAAAGGTGAAATGCGTATACTTGAGGAAGAGAACGATGCCATTCTTCAAGAAGCTGTTTCCTTGAACAACAAGTCTGTGGTTTACCAGTCATTTGGGTCTGAAAAGGCTGAAGCGTTTGCTGTAAACCTGAGAAGTTTACAAGATACTAATAGGGGGCTGAAGCAGAAGGTTGAGACATTGGAGGAGAAGTTAAAAGGGAAAGAGGTGGACAGTCAGGACCTTAATAGCAAGCTGGAGAAGTTACAGGAAAGCCTCGAAGAAGCCAACGAGCTAACTGATCTCTTAGAACATCAGATTACAGATAAAGAGGAAATCATGAGACAGAAGGCGATAGAGCTCCTGGAAGCCGAAGAGATGCTCAAGGCTACACACAATGCAAATGCGGAACTGTGCGAGGCAGTTGAAGAGCTGAGGAAAGACTGTAAGGAATCAAAACAACTAAGGAGAAATTTGGAGAGGCGGATCTCTGAACTGGTTGAATGCAGTGGGAGACAGGATGAAGAGATTAAAAAGCTTAGCAATGTGAAGGAGAATCTGGAGGTTGAGGTAGAGTTGCTACACAAGGAGATCCAAGAACAGCGAGTCCGAGAGGAGTTTCTGAGTTCGGAGCTGCAGGAGAAAAGCAATGAGTTCGGACTCTGGGATGCGGAGGCAACATCTTTCTACTTTGATCTACAGATCTCAGCTGTCCGTGAAGTTTTGCTGGAGAACAAAGTTAAGGAACTCACTGGAGTTTGTGAAAACCTCAAAGATGAAGCTGTTTCAAAGACCACAGAGATAAAGCAGATGAAAGAAACAGTTGGATTCTTAGAATATGAAGTGACTGTGCTGAAGACTCAACTGTCTGCCTATGATCCCGTGGTAGCATCCCTAGCAGAAGATGTTAAATCCCTGGAGAAAAATGCTCTGTTGTTGATGAAACTCCCTGCGCCATCTGATCGTTGCAGAGAG GATGATGAGGATTCAGAAGCAGAAGTCTCTCAAGGGCGTAGCAGTACCAACCAAGACAATGGAATTGTGCTATTGCAGGACATGAGAACAAGAGTTAAAATCATCGAGCAAGCAGTTGTTGGGGAAAAGAAGAGGCTTGGAAAGCAGAGAAGACGAAGCTCTTCGCACAGAAGCAGAGACCGCAGGCTGCTTGAAGAGACTGAACATGAGGACAAAGTCTCTGGTGAATTCAGACAGCCTAGATCACCTGCAATAACTGAGATGAGAAATAGCTCATTGATGAAAGACATTCCCCTTGATCATGTTGCAGACTCTCCTTTCTATGGAAGAAGCCGGAGAACTAGCCGTGGCTCCAATGACCAGATGCTTGAGTTATGGGAAGAATCTGCTGAGCCAGAATCTAGCATCAAGTCTCTGATGAACAATAAGAACTCAAAGAAGCCTACCCTTCCCCGTCTTCACCGCAGAAGCAGGAATCCGTCTATTGAATCACAGTCTGAGAAAGTTGTTGACAAGTTAGAGTTATCTAAAAGCGCTGAGGAGAACGCAAAGATCATGGAGAGACTTTTGGCTGATTCTCGAAGACTTGCAAGCCTTAGAGTCATCCTAAGAGATCTGAAAAGCAAGCTGGATCTGAGCGAGAAACCAGGCAAGTTCACTAATCCCGAATTTGCTAGAGTGAGGAAGCAGCTGAAAGAAATAGAAGACGTCATCCTTCAGCTTGAAAACACAAACGAGATTCTTGCCAAGGAAATTGAGGAGACTGGAGACGCAAGAGATATCTACAGAAAGGTGGTTATAGAGAAGTCGAGAGTTGGATCAGAGAAGATAGAGCAGATGGAGCAAGAAATGCAGAGCATTGAGAGAACAGTGCTAAAGCTTGAAGATGGAGCAGCCAAAAGTAAAGGAAAGACAAAGTTCTCTGAGAGTAGGACAGTGATACTCTTGAGAGACATTATCCACAAGGGTGGGAAACGAACAGCAAGGAAGAAGAAAAACCGTTTCTGTGGCTGCATGAGATCTTCTTCAGCTAAGGAAGAGTAG